One genomic region from Spirulina subsalsa PCC 9445 encodes:
- a CDS encoding photosystem II protein Y, whose product MDFDWRLVVVLGPLLIAAGWAGFNIFAAALGQVQSFLNKNT is encoded by the coding sequence ATGGATTTCGATTGGCGGTTAGTGGTTGTACTCGGACCCCTGTTAATCGCAGCAGGCTGGGCAGGTTTTAATATCTTTGCGGCTGCTCTGGGTCAAGTTCAATCTTTCTTAAATAAAAATACCTAG